A genomic stretch from Microplitis mediator isolate UGA2020A chromosome 10, iyMicMedi2.1, whole genome shotgun sequence includes:
- the LOC130675475 gene encoding transcription factor Sp4-like isoform X1, which produces MEGRTIVVQETAEEEQDPLQVQAQSQEAQDQQQQQQQQQQQQQLEQQVSQPQLRFLNASVLQQLQQHQQEVQQQQQQQVHQHGQPQVITLQQLQNFVPMSQQQHDQQRPQTISVQTLPQQFLQGAQLINSQAALQQQQQQQQHGQQQQPQAQQQPQQQQLSYSVIPQMQTVNIDGQDALFIPSSPMTSMAAHHQSSPTMQFTTASGQQVQLASQQVQLANGQTIITPQPVSLIRAPNVFPTSIIQNIGGQTVQLPTDSKATMDVSGQSVQVRPLQFPLQHVQQTVPVQIPVTTNNGQTIYQTVHFPIQALSNVFNMGPQMMPQITQQIPQMAQIITPNGQIQQVQIANLSQLQNLQGQQVAAQVAQQVAQQQAAQQQVVQQVTQHQTQQQVVQQQQQQQVAAAQAQAQAQAQAQAQAQAHQQQQVQQVVQQVMQQQAQQQQQAQQQQQQQQQQVQNQQAAASTPTSSTSWSTSVSTPGNVQVVGIGQLGRPNSNVITTKDGQKIELSTLTRPADGIENELKLTSLDASQLAAGQVIHIPSAQATQQTIQPITITGAQGQQLTLISASALTNLASPQGGMMRSINVGNGGIMQIQPGTGVNTPNGFLQSIPLQNIPGLSNVQVIPASALQPATVQTLPTGAGGTPIVTGQTVHLDSSDPTKWQILQTIQANGTIAPSTPAPQPQQQQQNTTTINNTGEGEPKQHRRRVACNCPNCSDGDRTRDITHKRQHICHIPGCNKVYGKTSHLRAHLRWHTGERPFVCSWVFCGKKFTRSDELQRHRRTHTGEKRFQCPECTKKFMRSDHLTKHIKTHTKIRSTEAATSTQEGSSDSQSSSEDKIIIALHKETDQADIILPGTIEGLQSETPTHVTNE; this is translated from the exons ATGGAAGGGAGAACTATAGTGGTG caGGAAACAGCTGAAGAGGAACAAGATCCTCTGCAGGTACAAGCACAGTCTCAAGAAGCTCAGgatcagcagcagcagcaacaacaacaacagcagcagcagcaattAGAGCAGCAAGTGTCTCAACCTCAGTTACGGTTTCTCAATGCCAGTGTTCTCCAACAGTTACAACAGCATCAGCAAGAAGtccagcagcagcaacagcagcaaGTTCACCAACATGGACAACCCCAAGTCATCACACTCCAGCAGTTGCAGAATTTCGTGCCCATGTCCCAACAGCAGCATGACCAGCAGAGACCTCAAACTATTTCAGTACAAACTTTACCACAGCAATTTTTACAA ggTGCTCAGTTGATAAATAGCCAAGCAGCTctgcagcagcagcaacagcaacaacaacatggacaacaacaacaacccCAAGCCCAACAGCAGCCACAGCAGCAGCAATTGAGTTACAGTGTGATACCACAAATGCAGACAGTAAATATTGATGGCCAGGATGCACTTTTCATTCCGTCTTCGCCAATGACCTCGATGGCGGCTCATCACCAGTCATCGCCGACAATGCAATTTACAACAGCCAGTGGGCAACAGGTCCAGCTCGCATCTCAGCAAGTCCAGTTGGCAAATGGCCAGACAATTATCACTCCCCAGCCTGTCAGTTTAATCCGAGCACCAAATGTCTTTCCAACTTCCATTATCCAAAATATCGGGGGTCAAACAGTACAACTGCCTACAG ATTCCAAGGCAACCATGGATGTTTCAGGACAAAGTGTTCAAGTGAGGCCACTGCAGTTTCCACTTCAGCATGTCCAGCAAACTGTGCCTGTACAAATACCAGTTACCACCAACAATGGACAGACAATATATCAGACGGTGCATTTTCCCATTCAAGCTTTGTCGAATGTTTTTAATATGGGTCCACAAATGATGCCACAAATAACCCAg caaATTCCCCAGATGGCACAAATAATTACACCTAATGGGCAAATCCAACAAGTTCAAATAGCAAATTTATCACAGCTTCAAAATCTCCAAGGTCAGCAGGTTGCCGCGCAAGTTGCTCAACAAGTAGCACAGCAGCAAGCAGCTCAGCAACAAGTCGTACAGCAGGTTACTCAGCATCAAACTCAACAACAGGTCGttcaacaacagcagcaacaacaggTCGCGGCAGCCCAAGCTCAGGCTCAAGCTCAAGCTCAAGCTCAAGCACAAGCACAAGCGCATCAGCAGCAGCAAGTCCAACAAGTAGTCCAACAAGTTATGCAACAGCAAGCCCAGCAACAACAACAGgcacagcaacaacaacaacaacagcagcagcaagtTCAGAATCAACAGGCTGCTGCTTCAACACCAACGTCAAGTACCAGCTGGTCAACATCCGTATCAACTCCCGGCAATGTCCAAGTTGTTGGTATTGGCCAACTTGGTAGACCAAACTCAAATGTGATAACGACTAAAGACGGACAAAAAATAGAACTGTCTACTCTAACGAGACCTGCTGACGGCATTGAAAACGAATTAAAACTTACGAGTTTAGATGCGAGTCAATTGGCTGCCGGTCAAGTTATTCATATACCCTCGGCACAAGCTACACAACAGACAATCCAACCGATAACAATTACTGGTGCACAAGGTCAGCAGCTCACTCTCATATCAGCATCTGCACTGACGAATTTAGCATCTCCACAGGGCGGAATGATGCGGAGTATAAATGTTGGGAATGGTGGAATAATGCAGATTCAACCAGGAACCGGCGTCAATACACCCAATGGATTTTTACAGTCGATACCTCTGCAAAATATCCCCGGGCTAAGTAACGTTCAAGTTATTCCAGCAAGTGCTTTACAACCTGCTACTGTTCAAACACTGCCAACTGGCGCTGGTGGTACTCCCATTGTAACCGGCCAGACTGTTCATCTGGACTCCAGTGATCCAACAAAATGGCAAATACTGCAAACCATCCAAGCTAATGGTACGATAGCTCCATCTACTCCAGCTCCACAGCCACAACAGCAACAGCAGAACACCACGACAATAAATAATACCGGGGAAGGTGAACCAAAACAGCATCGACGACGTGTTGCTTGTAATTGTCCTAATTGCAGTGACGGCGATAGGACACGTGATATAACGCATAAACGTCAGCACATATGTCACATTCCTGGTTGCAATAAAGTATACGGAAAGACAAGTCATCTGAGAGCTCACCTCAGGTGGCACACTGGAGAACGTCCTTTCGTGTGCAGTTGGGTCTTCTGCGGGAAAAAATTCACCAGGTCTGATGAACTGCAGAGGCACAGAAGAACTCACACTGGAGAAAAGAGGTTCCAGTGTCCTGAATGTACAAAGAAATTCATGCGCTCTGATCATCTTACAAAGCACATCAAAACGCATACTAAAATACGGAGCACC GAAGCTGCCACATCGACGCAAGAAGGCTCATCAGATAGTCAATCTTCGAGCgaagataaaattataattgcgcTTCACAAAGAGACTGATCAAGCGGACATTATACTGCCCGGAACTATCGAGGGCTTGCAGAGTGAAACGCCGACACATGTGACGAATGAATGA
- the LOC130675475 gene encoding transcription factor Sp4-like isoform X6, which produces MEGRTIVVQETAEEEQDPLQVQAQSQEAQDQQQQQQQQQQQQQLEQQVSQPQLRFLNASVLQQLQQHQQEVQQQQQQQVHQHGQPQVITLQQLQNFVPMSQQQHDQQRPQTISVQTLPQQFLQGAQLINSQAALQQQQQQQQHGQQQQPQAQQQPQQQQLSYSVIPQMQTVNIDGQDALFIPSSPMTSMAAHHQSSPTMQFTTASGQQVQLASQQVQLANGQTIITPQPVSLIRAPNVFPTSIIQNIGGQTVQLPTGQSVQVRPLQFPLQHVQQTVPVQIPVTTNNGQTIYQTVHFPIQALSNVFNMGPQMMPQITQQIPQMAQIITPNGQIQQVQIANLSQLQNLQGQQVAAQVAQQVAQQQAAQQQVVQQVTQHQTQQQVVQQQQQQQVAAAQAQAQAQAQAQAQAQAHQQQQVQQVVQQVMQQQAQQQQQAQQQQQQQQQQVQNQQAAASTPTSSTSWSTSVSTPGNVQVVGIGQLGRPNSNVITTKDGQKIELSTLTRPADGIENELKLTSLDASQLAAGQVIHIPSAQATQQTIQPITITGAQGQQLTLISASALTNLASPQGGMMRSINVGNGGIMQIQPGTGVNTPNGFLQSIPLQNIPGLSNVQVIPASALQPATVQTLPTGAGGTPIVTGQTVHLDSSDPTKWQILQTIQANGTIAPSTPAPQPQQQQQNTTTINNTGEGEPKQHRRRVACNCPNCSDGDRTRDITHKRQHICHIPGCNKVYGKTSHLRAHLRWHTGERPFVCSWVFCGKKFTRSDELQRHRRTHTGEKRFQCPECTKKFMRSDHLTKHIKTHTKIRSTEAATSTQEGSSDSQSSSEDKIIIALHKETDQADIILPGTIEGLQSETPTHVTNE; this is translated from the exons ATGGAAGGGAGAACTATAGTGGTG caGGAAACAGCTGAAGAGGAACAAGATCCTCTGCAGGTACAAGCACAGTCTCAAGAAGCTCAGgatcagcagcagcagcaacaacaacaacagcagcagcagcaattAGAGCAGCAAGTGTCTCAACCTCAGTTACGGTTTCTCAATGCCAGTGTTCTCCAACAGTTACAACAGCATCAGCAAGAAGtccagcagcagcaacagcagcaaGTTCACCAACATGGACAACCCCAAGTCATCACACTCCAGCAGTTGCAGAATTTCGTGCCCATGTCCCAACAGCAGCATGACCAGCAGAGACCTCAAACTATTTCAGTACAAACTTTACCACAGCAATTTTTACAA ggTGCTCAGTTGATAAATAGCCAAGCAGCTctgcagcagcagcaacagcaacaacaacatggacaacaacaacaacccCAAGCCCAACAGCAGCCACAGCAGCAGCAATTGAGTTACAGTGTGATACCACAAATGCAGACAGTAAATATTGATGGCCAGGATGCACTTTTCATTCCGTCTTCGCCAATGACCTCGATGGCGGCTCATCACCAGTCATCGCCGACAATGCAATTTACAACAGCCAGTGGGCAACAGGTCCAGCTCGCATCTCAGCAAGTCCAGTTGGCAAATGGCCAGACAATTATCACTCCCCAGCCTGTCAGTTTAATCCGAGCACCAAATGTCTTTCCAACTTCCATTATCCAAAATATCGGGGGTCAAACAGTACAACTGCCTACAG GACAAAGTGTTCAAGTGAGGCCACTGCAGTTTCCACTTCAGCATGTCCAGCAAACTGTGCCTGTACAAATACCAGTTACCACCAACAATGGACAGACAATATATCAGACGGTGCATTTTCCCATTCAAGCTTTGTCGAATGTTTTTAATATGGGTCCACAAATGATGCCACAAATAACCCAg caaATTCCCCAGATGGCACAAATAATTACACCTAATGGGCAAATCCAACAAGTTCAAATAGCAAATTTATCACAGCTTCAAAATCTCCAAGGTCAGCAGGTTGCCGCGCAAGTTGCTCAACAAGTAGCACAGCAGCAAGCAGCTCAGCAACAAGTCGTACAGCAGGTTACTCAGCATCAAACTCAACAACAGGTCGttcaacaacagcagcaacaacaggTCGCGGCAGCCCAAGCTCAGGCTCAAGCTCAAGCTCAAGCTCAAGCACAAGCACAAGCGCATCAGCAGCAGCAAGTCCAACAAGTAGTCCAACAAGTTATGCAACAGCAAGCCCAGCAACAACAACAGgcacagcaacaacaacaacaacagcagcagcaagtTCAGAATCAACAGGCTGCTGCTTCAACACCAACGTCAAGTACCAGCTGGTCAACATCCGTATCAACTCCCGGCAATGTCCAAGTTGTTGGTATTGGCCAACTTGGTAGACCAAACTCAAATGTGATAACGACTAAAGACGGACAAAAAATAGAACTGTCTACTCTAACGAGACCTGCTGACGGCATTGAAAACGAATTAAAACTTACGAGTTTAGATGCGAGTCAATTGGCTGCCGGTCAAGTTATTCATATACCCTCGGCACAAGCTACACAACAGACAATCCAACCGATAACAATTACTGGTGCACAAGGTCAGCAGCTCACTCTCATATCAGCATCTGCACTGACGAATTTAGCATCTCCACAGGGCGGAATGATGCGGAGTATAAATGTTGGGAATGGTGGAATAATGCAGATTCAACCAGGAACCGGCGTCAATACACCCAATGGATTTTTACAGTCGATACCTCTGCAAAATATCCCCGGGCTAAGTAACGTTCAAGTTATTCCAGCAAGTGCTTTACAACCTGCTACTGTTCAAACACTGCCAACTGGCGCTGGTGGTACTCCCATTGTAACCGGCCAGACTGTTCATCTGGACTCCAGTGATCCAACAAAATGGCAAATACTGCAAACCATCCAAGCTAATGGTACGATAGCTCCATCTACTCCAGCTCCACAGCCACAACAGCAACAGCAGAACACCACGACAATAAATAATACCGGGGAAGGTGAACCAAAACAGCATCGACGACGTGTTGCTTGTAATTGTCCTAATTGCAGTGACGGCGATAGGACACGTGATATAACGCATAAACGTCAGCACATATGTCACATTCCTGGTTGCAATAAAGTATACGGAAAGACAAGTCATCTGAGAGCTCACCTCAGGTGGCACACTGGAGAACGTCCTTTCGTGTGCAGTTGGGTCTTCTGCGGGAAAAAATTCACCAGGTCTGATGAACTGCAGAGGCACAGAAGAACTCACACTGGAGAAAAGAGGTTCCAGTGTCCTGAATGTACAAAGAAATTCATGCGCTCTGATCATCTTACAAAGCACATCAAAACGCATACTAAAATACGGAGCACC GAAGCTGCCACATCGACGCAAGAAGGCTCATCAGATAGTCAATCTTCGAGCgaagataaaattataattgcgcTTCACAAAGAGACTGATCAAGCGGACATTATACTGCCCGGAACTATCGAGGGCTTGCAGAGTGAAACGCCGACACATGTGACGAATGAATGA